A stretch of Elephas maximus indicus isolate mEleMax1 chromosome 20, mEleMax1 primary haplotype, whole genome shotgun sequence DNA encodes these proteins:
- the LOC126063936 gene encoding olfactory receptor 4C16-like has protein sequence MLLNNNVTEFILLGLTQEPVKRKLVFAFFLLFYLGTLLGNFLIIVTIKTSRALGSAMYFFLFYLSLSDTCFSTSIAPRMIRDALLKNNTISFSECMIQVFSFHFSGSLEILILILMAIDRYVAICKPLHYMSIMSRWVCSVLVAIAWVGACVHSLVQIFLTLSLPFCGPNVIDHYLCDLQPLLKLACADTYVINLLLVSNSGAICTVSFVMLMFSYVIILHSLRNHSAEGRKKALYTCISHIIVVILFFCPCIFIYTRPATTFPMDKMIAVFYTIGKPLINPLIYTLRNAEVKNAMRKLWSKKLISDDQR, from the coding sequence ATGCTGCTGAATAATAATGTGACTGAGTTCATTCTGCTTGGGTTGACACAAGAGCCTGTTAAAAGGAAACTAGTGTTTgcctttttcttgcttttctactTAGGAACGTTGTTGGGTAACTTCCTAATAATTGTTACCATCAAGACCAGCCGGGCACTTGGGAGTGCaatgtacttcttccttttctacttATCCTTATCTGACACCTGCTTCTCTACTTCCATAGCCCCTAGAATGATTAGGGATGCCCTTCTGAAGAATAACACTATCTCTTTTAGTGAGTGCATGATCCAAGTCTTTTCATTCCATTTCTCTGGCTCCTTGGAGATCTTGATCCTTATCCTGATGGCcattgaccgctatgtggccatctgtaaaccTCTGCACTACATGAGCATCATGAGCCGGTGGGTCTGCAGTGTGTTGGTAGCTATAGCCTGGGTAGGGGCCTGTGTGCATTCTTTAGTTCAGATTTTTCTGACGTTGAGTTTGCCTTTCTGTGGTCCCAATGTGATTGATCACTATTTATGTGACTTGCAGCCCTTGTTGAAACTTGCCTGTGCAGACACCTATGTGATCAACCTACTGCTGGTGTCCAATAGTGGGGCTATTTGCACAGTGAGTTTTGTCATGCTTATGTTCTCCTATGTTATCATCTTGCATTCTCTGAGAAACCACAGTGCCGAAGGGAGGAAAAAAGCCCTTTACACTTGCATTTCCCATATCATCGTAGTCATTTTGTTCTTCTGTccttgtatatttatatatacacgcCCAGCAACCACCTTCCCCATGGATAAGATGATAGCTGTGTTTTATACAATTGGAAAACCTTTGATTAACCCTCTGATTTATacactgagaaatgctgaggtgaAGAATGCCATGAGGAAGCTATGGAGCAAGAAACTGATTTCAGATGACCAAAGATGA